The proteins below come from a single Sander vitreus isolate 19-12246 chromosome 15, sanVit1, whole genome shotgun sequence genomic window:
- the LOC144529718 gene encoding ras-related protein Rab-35, with product MAGKDYNHLFKLLIIGDSSVGKSSLLLRFADNSFSGSYITTIGVDFKIRTVDIDGERVKLQIWDTAGQERFRTITSTYYRNTHGVIIVYDVTNPESFVNVKRWLNEISQNCDNVCKILVGNKNDDPARKQVDTQDAVRFGESMGVRVFETSAKENVNVEEMFMAFTHMVLRAKKQSQNRAEREREREKDTVNINAHRDRDRRKRGKKCC from the exons ATGGCGGGAAAGGACTACAATCATCTCTTCAAACTGCTCATCATTGGAGACTCCA GTGTCGGAAAAAGCAGTCTTCTGCTTCGCTTTGCAGACAACTCCTTCTCTG GCAGCTACATCACCACCATCGGTGTCGACTTTAAGATCCGAACAGTGGACATCGATGGAGAGCGGGTTAAGTTGCAAATCTGGGACACAGCGGGCCAGGAGAGATTCAGAACCATCACATCAAC GTACTACAGAAACACCCACGGGGTCATTATTGTTTACGACGTGACAAATCCAGAGTCGTTTGTAAATGTTAAGAGGTGGTTAAATGAAATCTCCCAGAACTGTGACAACGTCTGCAAGATTCTAG TGGGAAACAAAAATGACGACCCTGCCAGGAAACAGGTGGATACCCAGGATGCTGTGCGTTTTGGGGAGTCAATGGGGGTTCGGGTGTTCGAAACCAGTGCCAAAGAGAACGTAAACGTAGAAGAG ATGTTCATGGCCTTCACTCACATGGTGCTCCGGGCCAAGAAGCAGAGCCAGAACAGAGCTGAGAGGGAACGAGAGCGGGAGAAGGACACCGTCAACATCAACGCCCACAGAGACCGAGACCgcaggaagagaggaaagaaatgCTGCTGA